A genome region from Numida meleagris isolate 19003 breed g44 Domestic line chromosome 14, NumMel1.0, whole genome shotgun sequence includes the following:
- the RNF215 gene encoding RING finger protein 215 isoform X2 has product MAALRAALLAPLLALSRAGPGPAPSARVEVALSGPGDADGDGAGTAAGPGGSYTLRGALLGAAGGGSGLGRGAPREVEIGGRLVLVGDAEPELGAADSWIGVVPVGEEPTDSPRSTKEESFTAAVVSKMKRALVLGASALLILALNQNAIREVGEPRSPTSALGALLPLSELLLFCLVQLDVSQLLAKPVIVIQSSDNVTRLLGALLRGLRATAKITYQAVLLENLGVTLTLWSTCGLSRGGLYGEWQGVICTGENSSQVQKYLQQLWNTILLVALLLCTGVIVQAQRQSRQGLSERDAELDLKQHIRRRLLALKTRRYHPGKALRSRACEIDSCAVCLDQFCKSQWLRVLPCSHEFHRDCVDPWLLLQQTCPLCKHNILGNCCGES; this is encoded by the exons ATGGCGGCGCTGCGTGCCGCGCTGCTGGCGCCGCTGCTGGCGctgagccgggccgggccggggccggcGCCCTCCGCCCGCGTGGAAGTGGCTCTGTCGGGGCCGGGAGACGCGGACGGCGACGGGGCCGGGACGGCGGCGGGGCCCGGAGGCTCCTACACGCTGCGCGGGGCCTTGCTGGGCGCGGCGGGAGGCGGGAGCGGGCTGGGCCGCGGGGCGCCGCGGGAAGTGGAGATCGGGGGCCGGCTGGTGCTG GTGGGGGATGCGGAgccagagctgggtgctgctgacagctggaTCGGGGTGGTGCCCGTGGGCGAGGAGCCGACTGACAGCCCCCGCAGCACCAAGGAGGAGTCCTTCACCGCCGCCGTGGTCAGCAAG ATGAAGCGAGCCCTGGTGCTGGGGGCCTCGGCCCTGCTCATCCTGGCGCTGAACCAGAATGCGATCCGAGAGGTAGGGGAGCCCCGCAGTCCTACCAGCGCTCTGGGTGCTCTCCTGCCCCTCTCAgagctgttgcttttctgtctggTGCAGCTGGACgtctcccagctccttgccaAGCCTGTCATCGTGATCCAATCCTCGGACAATGTcaccaggctgctgggagcgcTGCTGCG AGGACTACGGGCTACAGCGAAGATCACGtaccaggcagtgctgctggagaacCTG GGGGTGACGCTCACCCTGTGGTCCACCTGCGGCCTGTCCCGAGGGGGCCTCTACGGCGAGTGGCAGGGCGTCATCTGCACCGGGGAGAACAGCTCGCAGGTCCAG AAgtacctgcagcagctgtggaacaCCATCCTGCTTGTcgctctgctcctctgcacgGGGGTGATCGTGCAGGCGCAGCGGCAGTCACGGCAAGGCCTGTCGGAGCGGGACGCCGAG CTGGACCTGAAGCAGCACATTCGGCGGCGGCTGTTGGCCCTGAAGACGCGGCGGTACCATCCCGGCAAGGCGCTGCGGAGCCGGGCCTGTGAGATAGATAGCTGCGCCGTGTGCCTGGACCAGTTCTGCAAGAGCCAG TGGCTGCGTGTGCTGCCATGTTCCCATGAGTTTCACCGGGACTGTGTGGACCCctggctcctcctgcagcagacCTGCCCGCTCTGCAAGCATAACATCCTAG GGAACTGCTGTGGAGAGAGCTAG
- the RNF215 gene encoding RING finger protein 215 isoform X1, which produces MAALRAALLAPLLALSRAGPGPAPSARVEVALSGPGDADGDGAGTAAGPGGSYTLRGALLGAAGGGSGLGRGAPREVEIGGRLVLVGDAEPELGAADSWIGVVPVGEEPTDSPRSTKEESFTAAVVSKMKRALVLGASALLILALNQNAIRELDVSQLLAKPVIVIQSSDNVTRLLGALLRGLRATAKITYQAVLLENLGVTLTLWSTCGLSRGGLYGEWQGVICTGENSSQVQKYLQQLWNTILLVALLLCTGVIVQAQRQSRQGLSERDAELDLKQHIRRRLLALKTRRYHPGKALRSRACEIDSCAVCLDQFCKSQWLRVLPCSHEFHRDCVDPWLLLQQTCPLCKHNILGNCCGES; this is translated from the exons ATGGCGGCGCTGCGTGCCGCGCTGCTGGCGCCGCTGCTGGCGctgagccgggccgggccggggccggcGCCCTCCGCCCGCGTGGAAGTGGCTCTGTCGGGGCCGGGAGACGCGGACGGCGACGGGGCCGGGACGGCGGCGGGGCCCGGAGGCTCCTACACGCTGCGCGGGGCCTTGCTGGGCGCGGCGGGAGGCGGGAGCGGGCTGGGCCGCGGGGCGCCGCGGGAAGTGGAGATCGGGGGCCGGCTGGTGCTG GTGGGGGATGCGGAgccagagctgggtgctgctgacagctggaTCGGGGTGGTGCCCGTGGGCGAGGAGCCGACTGACAGCCCCCGCAGCACCAAGGAGGAGTCCTTCACCGCCGCCGTGGTCAGCAAG ATGAAGCGAGCCCTGGTGCTGGGGGCCTCGGCCCTGCTCATCCTGGCGCTGAACCAGAATGCGATCCGAGAG CTGGACgtctcccagctccttgccaAGCCTGTCATCGTGATCCAATCCTCGGACAATGTcaccaggctgctgggagcgcTGCTGCG AGGACTACGGGCTACAGCGAAGATCACGtaccaggcagtgctgctggagaacCTG GGGGTGACGCTCACCCTGTGGTCCACCTGCGGCCTGTCCCGAGGGGGCCTCTACGGCGAGTGGCAGGGCGTCATCTGCACCGGGGAGAACAGCTCGCAGGTCCAG AAgtacctgcagcagctgtggaacaCCATCCTGCTTGTcgctctgctcctctgcacgGGGGTGATCGTGCAGGCGCAGCGGCAGTCACGGCAAGGCCTGTCGGAGCGGGACGCCGAG CTGGACCTGAAGCAGCACATTCGGCGGCGGCTGTTGGCCCTGAAGACGCGGCGGTACCATCCCGGCAAGGCGCTGCGGAGCCGGGCCTGTGAGATAGATAGCTGCGCCGTGTGCCTGGACCAGTTCTGCAAGAGCCAG TGGCTGCGTGTGCTGCCATGTTCCCATGAGTTTCACCGGGACTGTGTGGACCCctggctcctcctgcagcagacCTGCCCGCTCTGCAAGCATAACATCCTAG GGAACTGCTGTGGAGAGAGCTAG